A window from Herbaspirillum sp. meg3 encodes these proteins:
- a CDS encoding GNAT family N-acetyltransferase has protein sequence MGFNYTHRLARQEDLNAIVAIYNSTIASREVTADTEPVSVESRQAWFDEHTPDKRPLWIAERDGEIIGWLSYSNFYGRPAYSGTAELSVYIHEKARGQGLGRYFLEQAIAFAPSINVHTLLGFVFGHNQPSLKLFEAFSFERWANMPRVATLDGIERDLVILGKRVA, from the coding sequence ATGGGCTTTAACTATACGCATCGCCTGGCGCGCCAGGAAGACCTGAACGCTATCGTCGCCATCTACAACAGCACCATTGCCTCGCGAGAAGTGACGGCCGACACCGAACCGGTTTCGGTGGAGTCGCGCCAGGCCTGGTTCGACGAACACACTCCCGACAAGCGCCCGCTGTGGATTGCCGAGCGCGACGGTGAAATTATCGGCTGGCTGTCGTATTCCAACTTCTATGGCCGTCCGGCATATTCAGGCACCGCCGAGTTGTCGGTCTATATCCATGAAAAGGCGCGTGGCCAGGGATTAGGGCGTTATTTTTTGGAGCAGGCCATTGCGTTTGCACCCTCGATCAATGTGCACACACTGCTGGGATTCGTGTTTGGTCACAATCAGCCAAGCCTGAAACTGTTTGAGGCATTTTCTTTTGAACGCTGGGCCAATATGCCACGGGTCGCAACGCTGGACGGCATTGAGCGTGATCTGGTGATTTTGGGTAAGCGTGTGGCTTGA
- a CDS encoding TonB-dependent siderophore receptor: MQYRLTPIAAALAVAFIVPMTYSGQVRAQAASAAASPAAAVNDAKTDQALPSVTVNASADASADGLPPAYAGGQVARGGRVGFLGNKDFLETPFNSIAYTEQLIKDQQAKGVGDVLLNDPTIRVTRGYGNYQESYMIRGFITNSDDLAYNGLYGLLPRQYVAAEMLERVEVFRGASAFLNGATPGGNAIGGTINLLPKRASSEPTTQFTAGIESGGQTYVAADIGRRFGPEERLGLRLNAVRRAGGTAIDNENRELNMATIGVDYRGNSFRLSADLGLQEYNLSSTRPSVRIAAAPAGYVPSVPSASSNYGQKWFYSNERDIFGTVRGEWDVAQDVTSWFALGMRQGTENNSLATPNVNSTNGNFTSNRFDNSREDYVWTGEVGIRGKFATGGVKHSVSASASSYWQDSRNAYAMSLGTATTGNLYAPSTSAQPALDFFGGSLASPQTTTKTQLSSIALGDTLSVLDERLQLTLGGRYQRLKTIGYDYNTHLQSDYYNNGTVTPVAGIVYKLTKQVSLYGNYIEGLQPGTKVSDTTATNFGSLLAPYKSKQKEVGVKYDAGKVGVTVALFSIEKPNVIKTGPSATPTYTTSGKQENQGIEIGAFGDPMRGLHLLAGLTLLDAKQKRTQDGTYDGKNAIGTAKTMANVGADWDVAGVQGLSVSGRVIYTSKQYVDSANTQAIPAWTRMDIGARYLTDIGGKVVTLRGGIQNLTNRSYWESAGGSSALGYLVQGAPRTFITSASVDF, from the coding sequence ATGCAATACCGCCTTACCCCTATCGCTGCCGCATTGGCTGTCGCATTCATCGTTCCCATGACTTACTCCGGCCAGGTACGCGCACAAGCAGCTTCTGCCGCTGCGTCGCCAGCGGCTGCGGTCAACGATGCGAAAACGGATCAGGCGTTACCGTCCGTGACCGTCAATGCCTCCGCGGATGCATCAGCAGATGGGTTACCGCCTGCATATGCAGGTGGTCAGGTGGCGCGCGGTGGCCGGGTGGGATTTCTGGGCAATAAGGATTTTCTTGAAACGCCATTCAACAGCATTGCCTACACGGAACAACTCATCAAGGATCAGCAAGCAAAGGGTGTCGGTGATGTGTTGCTGAATGACCCGACCATTCGTGTCACGCGCGGCTACGGCAACTATCAGGAGTCGTACATGATCCGCGGCTTTATCACCAATTCGGATGACCTCGCCTACAACGGCTTGTATGGTCTGCTGCCACGCCAGTACGTGGCGGCCGAAATGCTGGAGCGTGTGGAAGTGTTTCGCGGTGCCAGTGCCTTCCTGAATGGCGCCACACCTGGCGGCAATGCAATCGGCGGTACGATCAATCTGTTGCCCAAGCGTGCATCGTCCGAGCCGACAACGCAATTCACAGCAGGCATCGAATCAGGCGGCCAGACCTACGTCGCAGCTGATATCGGTCGCCGTTTTGGCCCGGAAGAGCGTCTGGGCTTGCGTCTGAACGCTGTGCGCCGTGCCGGCGGCACTGCCATCGACAATGAAAACCGCGAGCTGAACATGGCGACCATCGGCGTCGATTATCGCGGCAACAGTTTCCGCCTGTCGGCCGATCTTGGTCTGCAGGAATACAACCTGAGCTCCACTCGCCCGAGCGTACGCATTGCGGCTGCCCCTGCCGGTTATGTACCGTCGGTGCCGAGCGCTTCTTCAAACTATGGGCAGAAGTGGTTTTACTCCAATGAGCGCGATATCTTCGGCACCGTCCGCGGAGAGTGGGATGTGGCGCAAGATGTAACGTCGTGGTTCGCCCTGGGCATGCGCCAGGGAACCGAGAACAACAGCCTGGCCACACCGAATGTCAACAGCACCAACGGCAATTTCACGTCCAACCGCTTCGATAACTCGCGCGAAGATTACGTCTGGACCGGCGAAGTCGGCATCCGCGGCAAATTCGCCACTGGTGGCGTAAAACACTCGGTCAGCGCATCTGCTTCCAGCTACTGGCAAGATTCGCGCAACGCCTACGCGATGTCACTGGGCACCGCGACGACCGGCAACCTGTATGCACCGAGCACCTCTGCACAGCCGGCGCTGGACTTCTTCGGCGGCAGCCTCGCCAGTCCGCAAACTACGACCAAGACACAGCTGTCGAGCATCGCGCTCGGGGATACGCTGTCGGTTCTGGATGAGCGTCTGCAACTGACTCTGGGCGGACGCTATCAGCGCCTCAAGACAATCGGTTACGACTACAACACCCATCTGCAGAGTGACTACTATAACAATGGCACCGTCACTCCCGTTGCCGGCATCGTCTACAAACTGACCAAACAAGTATCGCTGTACGGCAACTACATCGAAGGCCTGCAACCGGGCACTAAAGTATCCGACACTACTGCCACCAACTTTGGCTCTCTGCTTGCTCCGTACAAGTCGAAACAGAAGGAAGTCGGGGTCAAATATGATGCAGGCAAAGTTGGAGTGACCGTCGCCCTGTTCAGCATCGAGAAGCCGAACGTCATCAAGACGGGGCCAAGTGCCACGCCGACTTATACAACCAGCGGCAAACAAGAAAATCAGGGTATTGAAATCGGAGCCTTCGGCGATCCGATGCGCGGCTTGCATCTGCTGGCCGGCCTCACTTTGCTGGATGCCAAGCAGAAACGTACTCAGGACGGTACCTACGATGGCAAGAATGCCATCGGTACGGCGAAGACCATGGCCAACGTCGGTGCCGACTGGGATGTCGCAGGGGTACAAGGCCTGTCGGTTAGCGGCCGCGTGATCTATACGTCCAAGCAATATGTCGATTCGGCCAACACTCAGGCAATTCCTGCATGGACACGGATGGATATTGGCGCACGTTACCTGACTGACATCGGCGGCAAGGTCGTCACTCTGCGCGGCGGCATTCAGAACTTGACCAACCGCAGCTACTGGGAATCGGCAGGTGGCTCTTCGGCCCTGGGTTACCTGGTTCAAGGCGCGCCTCGCACCTTCATTACGTCGGCTTCAGTGGACTTCTGA
- a CDS encoding ATP-binding protein → MPILSLSRPLPQHQLLLRLFWMRCIATLAQALLVAGAYLGMELSLPLTPLCAVLMLMLAFNGLTWWRMRLVYPVRELELFFQLFVDISGLSALLYFTGGATNPFVSFYLPALAVGAAILAPRYAFVLALYSFACYSGLTYLYQPLHVHDHDQAMAYHLAGMWVNFLVSAALITWFVTRMSATVRARDAQLAQAREQQLQDERIVALGTQAASAAHEMSTPLATVAVIAGELRIEAGRNGALTMYRDDLAIVEEQIAACKIALDRMGMDVQVHGGYADTAAPVRLTDWLRHFVDTWRLRHPAISIHLSLPAEAMPVKNQQLIGQILLTLLDNAAQAVNEGGKIDMALSMSCNEAMIRVVDDGPGIAPDQLKRLGYEPVRSNTGGKGIGLMLAFATARQFGAKLMLTSDEGRGVCATLTVPLQDNRTAPQKKEKLQ, encoded by the coding sequence ATGCCGATACTTTCCCTTTCTCGCCCTTTGCCTCAGCATCAGCTGTTGCTACGCCTGTTCTGGATGCGTTGCATCGCAACGCTGGCGCAAGCTTTGCTGGTTGCCGGCGCCTATCTGGGGATGGAGCTCAGCTTGCCGCTGACACCCTTGTGTGCGGTGTTGATGCTAATGCTGGCATTCAATGGCCTAACCTGGTGGCGTATGCGGCTGGTGTATCCGGTGCGCGAGCTGGAGCTGTTCTTTCAGCTCTTTGTCGATATCAGCGGCTTGTCGGCGTTGCTGTATTTCACCGGTGGTGCGACCAATCCCTTCGTGTCTTTTTACTTACCGGCGCTGGCAGTCGGTGCAGCAATCCTCGCACCACGCTACGCGTTTGTGCTGGCGCTTTATTCCTTCGCTTGTTATTCGGGACTGACTTATCTGTATCAACCCTTGCATGTCCACGACCATGATCAGGCCATGGCCTATCATCTGGCCGGCATGTGGGTCAATTTTCTGGTCTCGGCGGCATTGATTACGTGGTTTGTGACACGCATGTCGGCGACCGTACGCGCCCGTGATGCACAGCTCGCGCAAGCGCGTGAACAGCAATTGCAGGACGAGCGCATCGTCGCCCTTGGTACGCAAGCTGCCAGTGCGGCCCATGAAATGAGTACACCGCTGGCGACCGTTGCCGTGATTGCCGGCGAGTTGCGTATCGAAGCCGGACGCAACGGCGCGCTCACGATGTATCGCGACGATCTGGCGATCGTGGAAGAGCAGATCGCCGCTTGCAAGATCGCGCTCGACCGCATGGGCATGGATGTTCAGGTGCACGGTGGGTACGCAGATACTGCAGCGCCTGTACGCTTGACGGATTGGTTGCGGCATTTTGTTGATACCTGGCGCTTGCGTCATCCCGCCATATCGATTCATCTTTCGCTGCCTGCTGAAGCGATGCCGGTCAAAAACCAGCAATTGATCGGACAGATTCTGTTGACGCTATTGGACAACGCCGCGCAGGCAGTCAACGAAGGCGGCAAGATCGACATGGCATTGAGCATGTCGTGCAATGAGGCTATGATTCGCGTCGTCGACGATGGGCCGGGCATTGCGCCCGATCAGCTCAAACGCCTTGGCTACGAACCGGTGCGTAGCAATACCGGCGGCAAAGGTATCGGTCTGATGCTGGCCTTTGCCACGGCACGGCAATTCGGCGCAAAACTGATGTTGACTTCGGACGAGGGGCGCGGTGTTTGCGCGACCTTGACGGTTCCCTTGCAAGACAATAGAACTGCTCCACAGAAGAAAGAAAAATTACAATGA
- a CDS encoding response regulator transcription factor, with the protein MSAAFLILDDNDVFASTLARSLSRRGFSATVAHSGEEAMKAAADTDFAYATIDLQLQKDSGLQWIAPLRQQLPHARLLVLTGYASIATTVQAIKAGADNYLAKPANLDSILSALEHSANDADSESDGADNADIAVPLSVERLEWEHIQRVLAEHQGNISSTARALNMHRRTLQRKLAKRPVAK; encoded by the coding sequence ATGAGCGCAGCTTTTTTGATCCTTGATGATAACGACGTCTTTGCCTCCACATTGGCGCGTTCGCTATCGCGCAGAGGGTTTTCTGCGACGGTCGCCCATAGTGGCGAAGAGGCGATGAAGGCCGCCGCCGATACCGATTTCGCCTATGCCACGATCGATTTGCAATTGCAGAAGGATTCCGGCTTGCAGTGGATTGCGCCATTGCGGCAACAGTTGCCTCACGCTCGCTTGTTGGTGCTGACCGGTTACGCAAGCATTGCCACGACGGTGCAAGCGATCAAGGCGGGTGCCGACAACTACCTTGCCAAACCGGCGAATCTGGATTCCATTCTTTCAGCGCTTGAACATAGCGCCAACGATGCCGACAGCGAGAGCGACGGCGCGGACAATGCGGACATCGCCGTCCCTTTGTCGGTGGAGCGTCTCGAATGGGAACACATCCAGCGTGTGCTGGCCGAACATCAAGGCAACATCTCCTCGACAGCGCGTGCGCTCAACATGCATCGCCGCACTTTGCAGCGCAAACTGGCCAAACGTCCGGTCGCAAAATAG
- a CDS encoding TonB-dependent receptor, whose protein sequence is MAAGDVLETIEVRETRDEPNEKLPLDQSASTASRLGLSVRETPGSISIIDRSAIEARGASDTQQILRGIPGVTASAPPGQAGFVSYRGFSASQITQLFNGITVQYDSISARPIDSWIYDRVEAVGGASGFVNGAGSVGGAINYITKLANRDGNTAQLYGSYGSNNSSVAAAGINRKIGGENSSDDGAGVTNYLRIDLSRSGSDGYVDGEKRRSLSGAFSLLTDITPQLSHTLAYEYQQEHVDRPYWGTPLLNPTTGVGRIDPATRFKNYNANDGVYEQTVEWFRSIVDYRLSADTSIKNTFYHYNALRDYRNVEVYRYNATNTQVVRNSAFLQRHDQELTGNRLEWQHHGKLGAMQSDWAGGVDYSINRMKRFPRTVAGPISSVDPYNFSTESFFSIPGMTPDFVPDRSNRVTTLAAFLENRTRLLSSLSLVTGLRHDQIKLEVENLRTASATDPAYFSNTYRPTTGRAGLVWDITPSANVFVQYSTAADPPAGVLTTASFSQVRDFNLTTGDQVEAGSKFDFWDGRGNATISAYAIKRKNLAVTDSTNPNNTVPAGQQSSRGLEFAFGVRPVKNVRLQGNFSLVKAQYDDFTESVGGVAVSRAGKRPTNTPMRVANLWLDYAFMPGWNAGLDARAVSSVYGNTANTLSAPGYAIFGASLSYKIQSVATVTARVKNLTDKVYADNVTSAPMFYLGAPRTFEIAVLANF, encoded by the coding sequence ATGGCTGCCGGTGATGTACTGGAGACCATTGAAGTACGCGAGACGCGAGATGAACCGAATGAAAAACTGCCGCTGGATCAAAGCGCATCGACCGCCAGCCGACTCGGACTGAGCGTACGCGAAACGCCCGGCAGCATCAGCATCATCGATCGCAGCGCCATCGAAGCGCGCGGCGCCAGCGACACGCAGCAGATCTTGCGAGGTATTCCCGGCGTCACGGCGTCTGCGCCACCAGGCCAGGCGGGTTTCGTCTCTTATCGCGGTTTTTCTGCGTCGCAAATCACGCAGCTTTTTAACGGTATCACCGTCCAGTATGACTCCATCTCGGCTCGACCGATCGATAGCTGGATTTACGATCGCGTCGAAGCAGTCGGCGGTGCATCCGGCTTCGTCAACGGCGCCGGATCGGTTGGTGGTGCGATCAACTACATCACCAAGCTCGCCAATCGCGATGGCAACACGGCACAGCTTTACGGCAGCTATGGTTCGAACAATTCATCAGTCGCCGCCGCAGGGATCAATCGCAAGATTGGTGGCGAGAATTCATCCGATGATGGTGCTGGTGTGACCAACTACCTGCGCATCGACCTCAGCCGCAGCGGCAGCGACGGTTATGTCGATGGTGAGAAGCGTCGCTCTCTGAGCGGTGCTTTTTCGCTGTTGACCGACATCACGCCGCAGTTGTCGCATACGTTGGCCTATGAATATCAGCAGGAACACGTTGACCGCCCCTACTGGGGCACGCCGCTGCTCAACCCGACTACCGGCGTCGGACGCATCGATCCCGCGACGCGCTTTAAAAATTACAACGCCAACGATGGCGTTTATGAACAAACCGTGGAATGGTTTCGCTCCATTGTTGACTATCGTCTGTCTGCCGACACGTCGATCAAGAACACCTTCTATCACTACAACGCCTTGCGCGACTATCGCAATGTCGAGGTGTATCGCTACAACGCCACCAATACGCAGGTCGTGCGCAATTCAGCATTTCTGCAGCGGCACGATCAGGAGCTGACCGGCAATCGTCTGGAGTGGCAGCACCATGGCAAGCTGGGCGCGATGCAGTCCGATTGGGCCGGCGGCGTCGACTACAGCATCAATCGGATGAAACGGTTTCCGCGCACTGTCGCCGGACCGATCAGCTCGGTTGATCCCTACAATTTCAGCACGGAGAGCTTCTTTTCCATTCCAGGCATGACGCCGGATTTCGTTCCGGATCGTAGTAATCGCGTCACCACGCTGGCAGCCTTTCTTGAGAATCGCACCCGGCTCTTGTCTTCACTGTCCTTGGTCACGGGGTTGCGCCACGATCAGATCAAGCTGGAAGTCGAAAACCTGCGCACGGCCAGCGCGACTGATCCTGCGTATTTCAGCAATACCTATCGCCCGACTACCGGCCGGGCGGGGTTGGTATGGGACATCACGCCGAGCGCCAATGTATTCGTCCAGTACAGTACGGCGGCAGATCCACCTGCAGGTGTGTTGACGACGGCGAGTTTCAGCCAGGTGCGCGATTTCAATCTGACTACCGGCGATCAGGTCGAAGCCGGCAGCAAGTTCGATTTTTGGGACGGACGCGGCAACGCGACGATTTCTGCTTACGCGATCAAGCGCAAGAATCTGGCGGTCACCGATTCCACCAATCCCAACAATACGGTGCCGGCAGGCCAGCAGTCTTCGCGCGGGCTGGAGTTTGCGTTCGGTGTGCGGCCGGTAAAGAATGTGCGCCTGCAGGGCAATTTTTCACTGGTTAAGGCGCAGTACGATGACTTTACCGAAAGCGTCGGAGGTGTGGCCGTGTCGCGCGCCGGCAAGCGACCCACCAATACACCGATGCGCGTCGCCAACCTGTGGCTGGACTACGCCTTCATGCCAGGCTGGAACGCAGGCCTCGATGCGCGCGCAGTATCGTCGGTCTACGGCAACACGGCAAATACACTCAGTGCGCCAGGCTACGCCATCTTTGGCGCCAGCCTGAGTTACAAGATCCAAAGCGTCGCGACTGTGACTGCGCGCGTCAAAAACCTGACCGATAAAGTGTATGCCGACAACGTAACCTCGGCGCCGATGTTTTACCTCGGCGCACCGCGTACGTTTGAAATCGCTGTACTGGCGAATTTCTAA
- a CDS encoding PepSY domain-containing protein — MKRGIFLIHRWLGIVVCLVMLLWFVSGVVMMYVGYPKLTSAERLARLPDLDSRRCCIAVDEAARALPQGIQPSSIVLTSAGEQPQYQFRSGKKIFAVDAVSGTLIKGVSSTNAISAAQVFMPQATPRYIDLIDEDTWTHTRSLDMHRPLHRVQMNDPERTLLYLSGATGEVVRKATQTERVWNYAGAWLHWLYAFRGGPLEGAWNGIVVYLSLAGVLVAISGSVIGVWRWRFRGRFRSGAKTPYREPVMRWHHLVGLGFAGVTLTWVFSGLMSMNPWNIFSGAAPAINQQAYAGAKLTPATWPLGSRDALRLLPSDLHVKELRWHLLDGKPYLIAVDGGGRTRMIDATTQKVSEAPPAEILSAAARLIDAPIADVQLLQQEDTYYYSREAHTMMGGMSHSLPVLRIRYADAAQTWVHIDPATGVVLGKLDQRQRVKRWLFAFLHSWDLPVLLSSRPWWDAALILLSLGGLALSGTGVVIGVRRLRR; from the coding sequence ATGAAACGTGGAATTTTTCTCATCCATCGATGGCTCGGGATTGTCGTCTGTCTGGTCATGCTGTTGTGGTTCGTCAGCGGCGTGGTGATGATGTATGTCGGCTATCCCAAGCTGACATCGGCAGAGCGACTGGCACGCTTGCCGGATCTCGACAGTCGCCGCTGTTGCATCGCCGTGGATGAGGCGGCTCGTGCGCTGCCGCAAGGTATCCAGCCATCGTCGATTGTGCTGACCAGTGCGGGCGAACAACCGCAGTATCAATTTCGCAGCGGTAAAAAAATCTTCGCCGTCGATGCCGTTAGCGGAACGCTGATAAAAGGTGTTTCGAGCACCAACGCCATATCGGCGGCACAGGTATTCATGCCGCAGGCAACGCCGCGTTATATCGATCTGATTGATGAGGATACCTGGACACACACACGTAGCCTCGATATGCATCGGCCCTTGCATCGTGTGCAGATGAATGATCCCGAGCGGACGCTGCTTTATCTATCCGGCGCGACAGGCGAAGTCGTGCGCAAGGCAACGCAGACCGAGCGTGTCTGGAATTACGCCGGCGCCTGGTTGCACTGGCTATACGCTTTTCGCGGCGGTCCCTTGGAAGGCGCGTGGAATGGCATCGTGGTCTACCTGTCGCTGGCCGGTGTGTTGGTGGCAATCAGCGGCAGCGTGATCGGTGTCTGGCGCTGGCGATTCCGTGGCCGGTTTCGATCTGGCGCGAAAACGCCGTATCGCGAGCCTGTCATGCGTTGGCATCATCTGGTCGGTTTGGGATTTGCCGGTGTGACGCTGACCTGGGTGTTCAGTGGCTTGATGTCGATGAATCCCTGGAATATCTTCAGCGGCGCCGCGCCGGCAATCAATCAACAGGCTTACGCAGGTGCAAAGTTGACGCCGGCGACCTGGCCGCTTGGCAGTCGCGATGCCTTGCGTTTGTTGCCGTCCGATTTGCATGTCAAAGAGTTGCGTTGGCATCTGCTTGACGGCAAGCCATACTTGATCGCTGTCGACGGCGGGGGAAGAACGCGCATGATCGATGCTACGACGCAAAAGGTGAGCGAGGCGCCGCCAGCAGAGATATTGAGTGCCGCCGCCAGGTTGATCGACGCACCCATTGCGGACGTGCAATTGTTGCAACAAGAGGATACCTACTATTACAGCCGTGAGGCACACACCATGATGGGCGGCATGTCGCATTCCTTGCCGGTCTTGCGCATCCGCTATGCCGATGCGGCGCAAACCTGGGTGCACATAGATCCGGCTACCGGCGTCGTGCTTGGCAAGCTGGATCAGCGGCAACGCGTCAAACGCTGGTTGTTCGCCTTTTTGCACAGCTGGGATTTG